A region of Veillonellaceae bacterium DNA encodes the following proteins:
- a CDS encoding deoxynucleoside kinase produces the protein MKGHLIVLEGIDGSGKATQSELLEQNLKNLGKDVMHISFPDYESESSALVKMYLRGDFGKDPMDVNPYAASLFYAVDRFASFRTKWKKFYENGGIVIADRYTTSNMVHQMTKYDQAEERKKFLQWLETTEYGELELPKPDLVILLDIPLAISERLIRERAAKGGSSDIHEQHLDYLKKCHAAYQELVALYGWKKISCVEEEKLRSPDDISSDVKDAVLSMMGK, from the coding sequence ATGAAAGGACACTTAATCGTTCTTGAAGGAATTGATGGAAGCGGGAAAGCAACGCAGTCAGAACTTCTGGAGCAGAATCTGAAAAATCTCGGGAAGGATGTCATGCATATTTCCTTTCCTGATTACGAAAGTGAATCTTCCGCTCTTGTGAAAATGTACCTTCGCGGAGATTTCGGAAAAGATCCGATGGATGTAAATCCGTATGCAGCATCCTTATTCTATGCCGTCGACAGGTTTGCTTCTTTCCGCACCAAGTGGAAAAAGTTTTATGAAAACGGCGGGATTGTCATTGCAGACCGGTACACGACAAGCAATATGGTGCATCAGATGACAAAGTATGATCAGGCAGAGGAAAGGAAGAAATTCCTTCAATGGCTTGAAACGACCGAGTACGGAGAGCTTGAGCTGCCGAAGCCCGATCTGGTCATCCTGCTCGATATCCCTCTTGCCATTTCAGAAAGACTCATCAGGGAAAGGGCGGCGAAAGGCGGCTCCTCAGATATTCATGAGCAGCATCTGGATTATTTGAAGAAATGTCATGCAGCCTATCAGGAGCTGGTTGCTTTGTACGGCTGGAAGAAGATTTCCTGCGTGGAAGAAGAAAAACTTAGAAGCCCTGATGATATCAGCAGCGATGTAAAAGACGCAGTTCTTTCCATGATGGGAAAATAA
- the pth gene encoding aminoacyl-tRNA hydrolase → MKILAGLGNPGKEYEHTRHNMGFDVIDILAKRWNVSAWKETMKAETAAVVVNGEKVLLVKPLTYMNNSGEAVGAIANYYKVGLDDIYIICDDLDLPPGKVRIRKKGSAGGHNGIKSLIAHLGSEGFTRFRIGVGHPQDGHTVIEHVLGRPYGDDIAKIEEAKIKTADSIETALESGVDRAMNLFNPKRKA, encoded by the coding sequence ATGAAGATCTTAGCAGGACTCGGAAATCCGGGCAAGGAATATGAACACACCCGCCATAATATGGGGTTTGATGTCATTGATATTCTGGCAAAACGCTGGAATGTTTCTGCATGGAAAGAAACGATGAAGGCGGAAACAGCAGCTGTTGTTGTCAACGGGGAAAAGGTTCTTCTTGTCAAGCCGCTGACCTATATGAATAACAGCGGAGAAGCAGTGGGAGCCATTGCCAATTATTACAAGGTTGGTCTCGATGATATTTATATCATCTGCGATGATCTTGATTTGCCGCCCGGAAAAGTAAGAATTCGCAAAAAAGGCTCCGCAGGAGGCCATAACGGAATCAAATCTCTGATTGCTCATCTGGGAAGCGAAGGATTCACGCGCTTCAGAATCGGCGTGGGTCATCCTCAGGATGGACACACAGTCATAGAGCATGTCCTGGGCCGTCCTTACGGAGACGATATTGCCAAAATCGAAGAGGCAAAGATAAAAACCGCGGATTCCATTGAAACCGCACTGGAAAGCGGCGTGGATCGCGCAATGAACCTCTTTAATCCAAAGAGAAAAGCCTGA
- a CDS encoding ribose-phosphate pyrophosphokinase, whose protein sequence is MDMEDTSKLKIFTGTAHPALAKEISDYIGVPLGKAICGRFNNGEIQVMINESVRGKDCFIIQPTGAPVNDNLMEMLIMVDALKRASARHITVVVPYYGYARQDRKTRGREPISSKLVADLMSTAGVTRVVTMDLHAGQIQGFFNVPVDHLMSASLLADYVKSKNLENLTIVSPDLGGVTRARELADRVGAPIAIIEKRRPEPGVAKVMNIIGNVKDRNCFVVDDIVDTAESLCEGAKALAEYGAKGVYAAVCHPVLTDPATERIKNSNIKELIVTNSLPIPPEKIQDKLTVLSIAPLLGEAILRIFHDASVSQLFDK, encoded by the coding sequence ATGGACATGGAAGACACTTCTAAATTGAAGATTTTTACGGGTACCGCGCATCCGGCTCTGGCAAAGGAAATTTCTGACTACATTGGAGTCCCGCTCGGTAAAGCAATCTGCGGCCGCTTCAATAATGGAGAAATACAGGTCATGATTAATGAAAGTGTCCGTGGTAAGGACTGCTTTATCATTCAGCCGACTGGTGCTCCGGTTAATGATAACCTGATGGAAATGCTGATTATGGTTGATGCGCTCAAGAGAGCTTCTGCACGCCACATCACTGTTGTTGTTCCATATTATGGATATGCTCGTCAGGACCGCAAGACAAGAGGCCGTGAACCGATCAGCTCCAAACTGGTTGCCGATCTCATGTCCACTGCCGGCGTAACAAGAGTTGTAACGATGGACCTTCATGCAGGACAGATCCAGGGCTTCTTCAATGTCCCTGTCGATCATCTGATGTCTGCATCTCTTCTGGCAGATTATGTAAAATCCAAGAATCTGGAAAACCTGACCATCGTTTCCCCAGACCTTGGCGGCGTAACAAGAGCCAGAGAACTGGCTGACCGTGTAGGCGCTCCGATCGCCATCATTGAAAAGAGACGTCCGGAACCGGGCGTTGCTAAAGTCATGAACATCATCGGCAACGTAAAAGACAGAAACTGCTTCGTTGTTGATGATATCGTTGACACAGCAGAATCTCTCTGCGAAGGTGCCAAAGCTCTTGCCGAATATGGCGCTAAAGGCGTATATGCTGCAGTCTGCCATCCGGTACTGACAGATCCGGCTACCGAAAGAATCAAGAATTCCAACATCAAGGAACTGATTGTTACAAATTCTCTTCCGATTCCTCCGGAAAAAATCCAGGATAAACTGACGGTTCTTTCCATCGCTCCGCTCCTTGGCGAAGCTATCCTCCGCATTTTCCATGATGCATCCGTCAGCCAGCTCTTCGATAAATAA
- the glmU gene encoding bifunctional UDP-N-acetylglucosamine diphosphorylase/glucosamine-1-phosphate N-acetyltransferase GlmU, which produces MAELTAVILAAGQGTRMKSAYPKVLHRVCGVPMAEQVIRVVRQGGFEKCVVITGFKEKLVRECLEDKKVVFVHQEEQLGTGHAVMQALPEFKDDPEGYVLVVCGDTPLLRAETIRDLTDTCISNGASAAVLTAVLDNPFGYGRVLRDGKGNMTCIVEQKDGTPEQLSVHEINTGTYVFRAKDLIDALGRIDNKNAQGEYYLTDVFGIMIRDGKKVIPKICDNPEETEGVNSRIQLAEADRILRLRKAEELMAEGVSIINPENTYIGQDVKVGRDTILYPGTILEGSTVIGEGCVIGPDTQLTDVTCGDFTHLNRVYAHECKIGSYNEIGPFVHLRPNTDLHDHIKIGNFVEVKNSTVGNGTKLPHLIYCGDSDLGENVNFGCGTVTVNFDGKEKHRCKIDDHAFIGCNTNLVAPVHIGERAFTAAGSTITKDVPANALSVARAKQRNIEDWVKDDTYKD; this is translated from the coding sequence ATGGCAGAGTTGACAGCCGTCATTTTGGCAGCCGGTCAGGGAACCCGTATGAAATCCGCTTATCCCAAGGTACTTCACCGTGTGTGCGGCGTACCGATGGCTGAGCAGGTCATCCGTGTTGTCAGACAGGGCGGATTTGAAAAGTGTGTCGTAATCACAGGTTTTAAGGAAAAACTTGTAAGAGAATGCCTGGAAGATAAAAAAGTCGTATTTGTACATCAGGAAGAACAGCTCGGAACAGGCCATGCCGTCATGCAGGCGCTGCCTGAATTCAAGGATGATCCGGAAGGATATGTCCTTGTCGTCTGCGGAGACACTCCGCTTCTTCGCGCTGAAACAATCAGGGATCTGACGGATACATGCATTTCCAATGGAGCATCCGCTGCGGTTCTGACAGCCGTTCTGGATAATCCGTTCGGATACGGAAGAGTTCTCCGTGATGGAAAAGGAAATATGACATGCATCGTAGAGCAGAAGGACGGAACGCCTGAGCAGCTTTCCGTTCATGAAATCAATACGGGGACCTATGTGTTCCGCGCAAAGGATCTCATTGATGCTTTGGGACGTATTGACAACAAAAACGCGCAGGGCGAGTATTACCTGACCGACGTGTTTGGCATCATGATCCGCGATGGAAAGAAAGTCATTCCGAAGATCTGCGATAATCCTGAAGAAACCGAAGGCGTCAATTCACGCATTCAGCTTGCCGAGGCAGACAGGATTCTCCGCCTCCGCAAGGCAGAGGAATTGATGGCTGAAGGCGTCAGCATTATAAATCCGGAGAATACATACATCGGACAGGATGTAAAAGTGGGTAGAGACACCATCCTTTATCCGGGTACGATCCTTGAAGGAAGTACCGTGATTGGGGAAGGATGCGTCATTGGTCCCGATACCCAGCTGACAGATGTCACCTGCGGCGATTTTACTCATCTGAACCGCGTTTATGCACATGAATGCAAAATCGGCTCGTATAATGAAATCGGACCTTTCGTTCATCTTCGTCCGAATACCGACCTTCATGATCACATAAAGATCGGAAACTTCGTAGAAGTGAAGAATTCTACCGTTGGAAATGGGACAAAGCTTCCGCATCTCATTTACTGCGGTGATTCAGATCTCGGCGAAAATGTGAATTTCGGCTGCGGCACCGTTACCGTCAACTTCGATGGCAAGGAAAAACACCGCTGCAAAATTGATGATCACGCTTTCATCGGATGCAATACAAACCTTGTTGCTCCCGTTCATATCGGAGAACGCGCCTTTACGGCAGCAGGGTCTACCATAACAAAAGATGTTCCTGCCAATGCGCTTTCTGTTGCCCGTGCAAAGCAGAGAAATATCGAAGACTGGGTCAAGGATGACACTTACAAAGATTAA
- a CDS encoding peptidoglycan-binding protein produces the protein MRDLYKWSCAAVLWLMTSMAVSAETLTAGMSGSAVTDLQNALVQAGYLARTVDGDYGSTTKEAVFLFQKDHGLSATGMADDATIASIRRNENSGYRNGGGVVYASGNRGDVIIDMQLSLQKAGYLKGGIDGVYGQDTEKAVRAYQKDHGFPVSGVIDEMTYNSLKGKSSQESAPARSNRSSRLYGIGDSGDRVLDIQNKLKKLGYLDGTVDGIYGGLTANAVKSFQGDQGISETGEIDEGTLDALSQAYADRPGDFSLALGDSGKKVILLQNKLLLHGYNPGTADGVYGQSTADAVKAFQAEQNLARTGSVDSNVWKRLDDPPRFTGNYIKVFHMEATAYTPNDGSGSGHTALGGYAGKGHAAVDPNVIPLGSIVFIEGYGYAICDDIGGAIHGMIIDVGVDTLDQAYAWGTKPRVTVYLIK, from the coding sequence GTGCGTGACTTATATAAATGGAGCTGTGCTGCTGTTTTGTGGCTCATGACTTCCATGGCTGTTTCCGCGGAAACGCTGACAGCAGGTATGAGTGGAAGCGCGGTTACTGATCTGCAAAATGCACTTGTCCAGGCGGGCTATTTAGCCAGAACCGTAGATGGAGACTACGGCTCGACGACAAAGGAAGCTGTATTCCTTTTTCAGAAGGATCATGGGCTTTCAGCGACAGGGATGGCAGATGATGCGACCATTGCATCCATCCGAAGAAATGAGAACTCCGGCTACCGGAATGGAGGCGGAGTTGTGTATGCATCAGGCAACAGGGGAGATGTCATCATTGATATGCAGCTGAGTCTACAGAAAGCCGGCTATTTGAAAGGCGGCATTGATGGTGTCTACGGGCAGGATACGGAAAAAGCTGTCAGGGCTTACCAGAAGGATCATGGATTTCCTGTATCCGGCGTAATTGATGAGATGACATACAATTCTCTTAAAGGGAAAAGCAGTCAGGAAAGCGCCCCGGCCAGGTCAAACCGCTCATCCCGCTTGTATGGAATCGGAGACAGCGGAGACCGGGTGCTCGATATCCAGAATAAGCTGAAGAAGCTTGGTTATCTTGACGGAACGGTTGACGGTATTTACGGCGGTCTTACTGCCAATGCAGTGAAATCTTTCCAGGGAGATCAGGGAATTTCCGAGACAGGGGAAATCGATGAAGGGACGCTGGATGCTCTTTCTCAGGCCTACGCTGACAGGCCGGGGGATTTCTCTCTTGCTTTGGGCGACTCGGGAAAGAAAGTCATTCTTCTTCAAAACAAGCTCCTTCTGCATGGATACAATCCCGGAACAGCTGACGGCGTTTACGGGCAGAGCACGGCTGATGCAGTAAAAGCTTTCCAGGCCGAGCAGAATCTGGCAAGGACAGGGAGCGTAGACAGCAATGTCTGGAAAAGACTGGATGATCCGCCCCGCTTTACCGGGAACTATATCAAGGTGTTCCATATGGAAGCGACAGCTTATACACCAAATGACGGGAGCGGAAGCGGGCATACGGCCCTTGGCGGTTATGCAGGCAAAGGGCATGCTGCTGTCGATCCTAATGTGATCCCGCTTGGAAGTATCGTTTTCATTGAAGGATACGGCTACGCTATATGTGATGATATCGGCGGCGCCATTCATGGCATGATTATTGATGTCGGAGTTGACACACTGGATCAGGCATATGCGTGGGGGACAAAACCGCGCGTAACAGTCTATCTCATAAAATAA
- a CDS encoding alanine:cation symporter family protein — translation MESLNDIVSSINGVLWSSVIIILLVGAGVYFTVRTKAVQLRYFGTMFKLIANTAGTKTEGNEISPFQAFCVSTASRVGVGNIAGIAIAIVSGGPGAIFWMWFIAVIGSATGFVESTLAQIYKVPREDGNGFRGGPAYYLKNGLGHKLWAAIFAILISVTYGMIYNSVQSNTISLALNHALGADRMIVGAVVTVLAMLVICGGMGRIARVTEWMVPIMAGLYIVIALGIMIYNITDMPHVFYIIFRDAFDWQAAFGGGMGAAVLTGFKRGLFSNEAGEGSVPNAAATADANHPVVQGLIQAFGVYVDTLFICSASAFIVLLTGDYASTGLTGIELIQWDLAQYFGPMAPKAVSILIFLFAFTSLIGNYYYGEINIGHLTHKKWPLNLFRVLIAVMIFWGSIADLPLVWNLADLFMAFMVLTNVTAILLLFPQVRTCLKDYEEQLAKGIKLPIFHKKVLKNQRGIVWWDDDNNFNGAKK, via the coding sequence ATGGAGTCATTAAACGACATTGTCTCATCAATCAACGGCGTCCTGTGGTCGTCAGTCATTATTATCCTTTTGGTAGGCGCAGGTGTGTACTTTACGGTCCGCACAAAAGCAGTACAGCTTCGCTATTTCGGCACGATGTTCAAACTGATTGCAAATACGGCCGGCACAAAAACTGAAGGAAATGAAATTTCTCCTTTTCAGGCGTTCTGCGTCAGTACAGCATCCCGCGTCGGCGTAGGCAACATTGCCGGCATTGCAATTGCTATCGTATCTGGCGGCCCTGGAGCTATTTTCTGGATGTGGTTCATTGCCGTCATTGGCTCTGCCACAGGATTTGTAGAAAGTACTCTGGCTCAGATTTACAAAGTTCCGCGTGAAGACGGAAACGGTTTCAGAGGCGGTCCTGCTTACTACTTGAAAAACGGTTTGGGTCACAAACTCTGGGCAGCTATCTTTGCCATTCTCATTTCCGTTACTTACGGCATGATTTACAACTCCGTCCAGTCCAATACCATTTCCCTTGCACTGAACCATGCGCTCGGTGCTGACCGTATGATCGTCGGAGCTGTTGTTACAGTTCTTGCCATGCTTGTCATCTGCGGCGGCATGGGACGCATTGCCCGCGTCACTGAATGGATGGTTCCGATCATGGCAGGCCTTTACATCGTTATCGCTCTTGGCATCATGATTTACAACATCACGGATATGCCGCATGTTTTCTACATCATTTTCAGAGATGCATTTGACTGGCAGGCTGCATTTGGCGGCGGCATGGGTGCTGCTGTCCTGACTGGCTTCAAGAGAGGCCTCTTCTCCAATGAAGCCGGCGAAGGTTCCGTTCCAAACGCAGCTGCAACAGCTGATGCCAACCATCCTGTTGTACAGGGCCTGATTCAGGCATTCGGCGTATATGTCGATACACTCTTCATCTGCTCTGCATCTGCATTCATTGTTCTTTTAACTGGTGATTATGCATCTACCGGACTGACCGGTATCGAACTGATACAGTGGGATCTGGCGCAGTACTTTGGCCCTATGGCTCCAAAAGCTGTTTCTATCCTGATCTTCCTCTTTGCATTCACCTCTCTTATTGGCAACTACTACTACGGTGAAATCAATATCGGCCATCTGACTCATAAAAAATGGCCGCTGAATCTTTTCCGCGTACTGATTGCTGTCATGATTTTCTGGGGTTCCATTGCCGATCTTCCGCTCGTCTGGAATCTGGCTGACCTCTTCATGGCATTCATGGTTTTGACAAACGTTACAGCTATTCTCCTCTTATTCCCGCAGGTCCGTACATGCCTGAAGGATTATGAAGAACAGCTTGCAAAAGGCATCAAGCTTCCGATTTTCCACAAGAAAGTACTCAAGAACCAGAGGGGTATCGTATGGTGGGATGACGACAACAACTTCAACGGCGCTAAAAAATAA
- a CDS encoding dihydroorotate dehydrogenase translates to MTNLSVNYLGIPMKTPLIGASGTVGFGLEIAEYVDMNKVGAISGKGLAPTPWKGNEGIRVAETESGMLNAIGLENPGVPYFIEHYLPKVKKLGVPFIANMVGKTTEEYAECAKMLTVDGVDALEVNISCPNVKEGGVAFGTDPKQAAAVTRAIKDSTNLPVIVKLSPNVTDIVTIAKAVEDAGADSLSLVNTLLGLAIDVRTRRPILGNITGGFSGPAIKPIALRMVWQVAKAVNIPVSGLGGIMTGIDAIEFMMAGADTVQIGTANIIDPNAMERIADEMDEWCDKNGVKDIREIVGTLKA, encoded by the coding sequence ATGACAAATCTGTCGGTAAACTACCTGGGAATCCCGATGAAGACACCGCTGATCGGCGCATCCGGGACAGTAGGATTCGGACTTGAAATTGCCGAATACGTCGACATGAATAAGGTCGGCGCCATTTCCGGGAAGGGCCTTGCACCGACTCCCTGGAAGGGAAATGAAGGCATACGTGTTGCCGAGACGGAATCAGGCATGCTGAATGCGATTGGATTGGAAAATCCAGGCGTGCCTTACTTTATTGAGCATTACCTTCCGAAGGTTAAAAAGCTGGGCGTTCCTTTCATCGCCAATATGGTGGGGAAGACGACTGAAGAATATGCAGAATGTGCAAAAATGCTGACAGTAGACGGCGTTGATGCGCTGGAAGTCAATATTTCCTGCCCGAATGTCAAGGAAGGCGGCGTCGCTTTCGGGACAGATCCCAAACAGGCAGCCGCTGTGACAAGAGCCATCAAGGACAGCACGAATCTTCCTGTCATCGTAAAACTGTCACCGAACGTGACCGATATCGTCACGATTGCAAAGGCGGTGGAAGACGCAGGCGCTGATTCCCTGTCCCTTGTCAATACGCTTTTAGGACTTGCCATTGATGTCAGGACAAGACGCCCGATTCTTGGAAATATAACAGGCGGATTCTCCGGGCCTGCCATCAAGCCGATTGCGCTCCGCATGGTATGGCAGGTGGCAAAGGCCGTCAATATTCCGGTATCCGGATTAGGCGGCATCATGACCGGTATCGATGCCATTGAGTTTATGATGGCAGGTGCAGATACGGTTCAGATTGGCACAGCCAATATCATTGATCCTAATGCGATGGAACGTATTGCTGATGAAATGGATGAATGGTGCGATAAAAACGGTGTCAAAGATATCCGGGAAATCGTTGGTACGCTGAAAGCCTAA
- a CDS encoding dihydroorotate dehydrogenase electron transfer subunit: MAGYVEKGIIRLHKKIAKDIWQMQIELPLTAREAKPGQFIHMKVNDPRYLLRRPISIAGTDPEKGLVEIIYRIVGKGTEAMSHLKEGDVVDSLGPLGTSFSMDKDHIVGIGGGIGIAPILFMAREARPGQMTVVIGGRNKEEVFWKDLFPDTVRKMVVTTDDGSYGIKGFSVSVLPQMFAEEKVDEACVCGPAIMMKTAAEMAKAASVYCEVSMERRMGCGIGTCLGCVCDKKSGEGHYKVCTDGPVFNAEEVVL, from the coding sequence ATGGCAGGTTATGTAGAAAAAGGAATTATCCGGCTTCATAAGAAAATTGCTAAGGACATCTGGCAGATGCAGATTGAACTTCCGCTGACAGCCAGAGAAGCAAAGCCAGGACAGTTCATCCATATGAAAGTCAATGATCCGCGTTACCTTTTGAGGCGTCCGATTTCCATTGCGGGAACGGATCCTGAAAAGGGACTTGTTGAAATCATTTACCGTATCGTCGGAAAAGGAACAGAAGCCATGTCCCATCTGAAAGAAGGGGATGTCGTAGACAGCTTAGGGCCTCTTGGTACATCCTTTTCCATGGATAAGGATCATATCGTAGGCATTGGCGGCGGCATTGGAATCGCGCCAATCCTTTTCATGGCAAGAGAGGCAAGACCTGGACAGATGACTGTCGTTATAGGAGGCAGGAATAAAGAAGAAGTATTCTGGAAGGATTTATTCCCCGATACGGTCAGGAAAATGGTCGTAACGACGGATGATGGATCTTATGGAATCAAAGGATTTTCCGTTTCCGTGCTTCCGCAGATGTTTGCAGAAGAAAAGGTCGACGAAGCCTGCGTATGCGGACCGGCCATCATGATGAAAACTGCTGCAGAGATGGCAAAGGCGGCAAGCGTATACTGCGAAGTCTCCATGGAGAGAAGAATGGGATGCGGCATCGGCACATGCCTTGGCTGCGTTTGCGACAAGAAATCGGGCGAAGGCCATTACAAGGTATGCACTGACGGCCCTGTGTTTAACGCAGAGGAGGTTGTATTATGA